A genomic stretch from Thermodesulfobacteriota bacterium includes:
- the carB gene encoding carbamoyl-phosphate synthase large subunit encodes MPRREDIKTILLIGSGPIVIGQACEFDYSGTQACKALKEEGYRIVLVNSNPATIMTDPTFADRTYIEPLVPEIVEKIIEKERPDALLPTLGGQTALNLAVDLAESGVLDKYGVELIGAKLPAIKKAENRELFKDAMLKIGLDVPKSGVAHTMEEAWAVMEEVGFPVIIRPSFTLGGSGGSVAYNREEFEEFAKSGLDLSPVSEVLIEESVLGWKEYELEVMRDGMDNVVIICSIENFDPMGVHTGDSITVAPAQTLTDKEYQRLRDASVAIIREIGVDTGGSNIQFGVNPEDGRVVVIEMNPRVSRSSALASKATGFPIAKIAAKLAVGYTLDEISNDITCYTPASFEPTIDYVVVKIPRFTFEKFPKTDKTLTTQMKSVGEVMAIGRTFKESLLKAMRSLEIDSYGFEPRTADAELIKEKLRTPNSDRLWYLADAFRQGLDMEEIYSLTRIDRWFLRNLEQITDMEESLKASSGSPDAPLLKKAKEYGFSDIRIAALLGKSEGDVRDMRLASGIAPVYKMVDTCAAEFEAYTPYLYSTYETEDEALPTDKRKVVILGGGPNRIGQGIEFDYCCVHASFSLREEGYEAIMVNCNPETVSTDYDTSDRLYFEPLTLEDTLAIIDRENPEGVIVHLGGQTPLKLAIPLEKRGVRIIGTSPDSIDIAEDRERFRDLIERLGLRQPESGIARSQEEALRIAGEVTYPIVVRPSYVLGGRAMEIVYTEESLKRYITEAVKVAPNHPVLIDRFLNDAKEVDVDAISDGKTVVIGGVLEHIEEAGVHSGDSAMVLPPFSISPAVVDEIKRQTKELALALNVVGLVNIQFAVKDDKVYILEVNPRASRTVPFVSKAIGVPLAMLGTKVMAGKTLEELGFTEEIIPGHVCVKESVFPFIKFPGVDTILGPEMKSTGEVMGIDSEMRMAFAKAQMAAGAKLPLSGTAFVSVKDDDKPRLSEFAKKLSGLGFGIMATTGTAARLRELGVECTVVKKVVEGRPNVVDHMKNGEVQLVINTTFGEKEIEQSYTIRRTALTQRVPYFTTVSAAIAAVAAIKALIKEGLTVKAIQDYY; translated from the coding sequence ATGCCCAGAAGGGAAGATATAAAAACCATACTGCTCATAGGCTCGGGCCCTATAGTCATAGGACAGGCGTGCGAATTCGACTACTCGGGCACGCAGGCGTGTAAGGCGCTCAAGGAAGAGGGCTACAGGATCGTCCTCGTCAACAGTAACCCCGCGACTATAATGACGGACCCCACTTTCGCCGACCGCACTTACATCGAGCCGCTGGTTCCGGAAATAGTGGAAAAGATAATCGAGAAGGAAAGGCCCGACGCGCTCCTGCCGACGCTCGGCGGCCAGACGGCGCTTAACCTCGCGGTCGATCTCGCAGAATCGGGGGTGCTCGATAAATACGGGGTCGAGCTCATAGGGGCGAAGCTCCCGGCGATCAAAAAGGCCGAGAACAGGGAGCTCTTCAAGGACGCCATGCTCAAGATCGGGCTCGACGTCCCGAAGAGCGGCGTCGCCCACACGATGGAAGAAGCCTGGGCTGTCATGGAGGAGGTCGGCTTCCCCGTGATCATCCGCCCGTCGTTTACGCTCGGCGGCTCCGGAGGGAGCGTCGCGTACAACAGGGAGGAATTCGAGGAGTTCGCGAAATCGGGCCTCGACTTAAGCCCGGTGAGCGAGGTGCTCATAGAGGAATCCGTCCTCGGCTGGAAGGAGTACGAGCTCGAAGTCATGCGGGACGGGATGGACAACGTCGTCATAATCTGCTCCATAGAGAACTTCGACCCCATGGGCGTCCACACCGGGGACAGCATAACCGTCGCCCCCGCGCAGACCCTCACGGATAAGGAATACCAGCGCCTCCGGGACGCCTCGGTCGCGATAATAAGGGAGATAGGCGTAGATACCGGGGGCTCGAACATCCAGTTCGGCGTAAACCCCGAGGACGGGCGCGTCGTGGTCATAGAGATGAACCCGCGCGTGTCGCGGAGCTCTGCGCTTGCGTCGAAGGCGACGGGGTTCCCCATAGCCAAGATCGCTGCAAAGCTCGCCGTCGGCTACACGCTCGACGAGATATCGAACGACATCACGTGCTACACCCCGGCCTCGTTCGAGCCGACTATAGACTACGTAGTCGTCAAGATCCCGAGGTTCACGTTCGAAAAATTCCCGAAGACGGACAAGACGCTCACGACGCAGATGAAGTCCGTGGGCGAGGTTATGGCCATCGGGAGGACGTTCAAGGAATCGCTTCTAAAAGCGATGAGGTCGCTCGAAATAGATTCCTACGGCTTCGAGCCGCGCACTGCTGACGCGGAGCTCATAAAGGAAAAGCTGAGGACCCCGAACTCCGACAGGCTCTGGTATCTGGCAGACGCCTTCCGCCAGGGCCTCGACATGGAAGAAATATATTCCCTCACGCGAATCGACAGGTGGTTTCTCAGGAACCTCGAGCAGATAACCGACATGGAGGAGAGCCTCAAGGCCTCTTCCGGGAGCCCGGATGCCCCGCTCCTTAAGAAGGCCAAGGAGTACGGCTTTTCGGATATCCGTATCGCCGCCCTCCTCGGGAAATCGGAGGGCGACGTCAGGGATATGAGGCTCGCCTCCGGCATAGCGCCCGTCTACAAGATGGTCGATACTTGCGCCGCCGAGTTCGAGGCGTACACGCCATATTTATATTCGACCTACGAAACGGAAGACGAGGCCCTCCCGACGGACAAGCGGAAGGTCGTCATACTCGGCGGCGGGCCGAACAGGATAGGGCAGGGCATAGAGTTCGATTACTGCTGCGTCCACGCGTCGTTCTCTCTCCGCGAAGAGGGCTACGAGGCTATAATGGTCAACTGTAACCCCGAGACTGTCAGCACCGACTACGATACGTCCGACAGGCTCTACTTCGAGCCCCTTACACTCGAAGACACCCTCGCAATTATAGACAGGGAGAACCCCGAGGGGGTTATAGTACACCTTGGCGGGCAGACGCCTCTCAAGCTCGCCATACCGCTCGAAAAGAGGGGCGTCAGGATCATCGGCACCTCCCCCGACAGCATAGACATCGCCGAGGACAGGGAACGGTTCCGGGACCTCATCGAGCGTCTCGGCCTCCGGCAGCCCGAGAGCGGCATCGCCCGGAGCCAGGAGGAGGCGCTTCGCATAGCAGGCGAAGTCACGTATCCCATAGTCGTAAGGCCGTCCTACGTCCTCGGGGGCCGGGCTATGGAAATCGTCTACACCGAGGAATCGCTTAAGCGCTATATAACCGAGGCCGTAAAGGTAGCGCCGAATCACCCGGTCCTCATCGACAGGTTCTTAAACGACGCCAAGGAAGTGGACGTCGATGCGATATCCGATGGAAAAACGGTCGTCATAGGCGGCGTCCTCGAACACATAGAAGAGGCAGGGGTCCACTCGGGCGACAGCGCCATGGTGCTTCCCCCGTTCTCCATAAGCCCCGCGGTGGTGGACGAGATAAAGCGCCAGACGAAGGAGCTCGCGCTCGCCCTCAACGTCGTCGGGCTCGTAAACATTCAGTTCGCCGTAAAGGACGACAAGGTCTACATACTCGAAGTCAACCCCCGCGCCAGCAGGACCGTCCCCTTCGTCAGCAAGGCCATAGGCGTCCCTCTCGCTATGCTCGGCACGAAGGTCATGGCCGGAAAGACGCTCGAAGAGCTCGGCTTTACGGAAGAGATAATTCCCGGGCACGTATGCGTAAAGGAATCGGTGTTCCCCTTCATCAAGTTCCCCGGCGTCGATACGATACTCGGCCCCGAGATGAAATCGACGGGCGAGGTGATGGGCATAGACAGTGAGATGAGAATGGCCTTCGCCAAGGCCCAGATGGCCGCTGGGGCCAAGCTCCCGCTTTCGGGCACTGCCTTCGTGAGCGTAAAAGACGACGACAAGCCGAGGCTCTCCGAGTTCGCGAAGAAGCTCTCGGGCCTCGGTTTCGGCATAATGGCGACGACGGGAACGGCCGCCCGGCTCAGGGAGCTGGGCGTCGAATGCACCGTGGTGAAGAAAGTAGTCGAGGGACGGCCCAACGTCGTCGATCACATGAAGAACGGCGAGGTGCAGCTCGTCATAAACACCACGTTCGGGGAGAAGGAGATAGAGCAGTCGTACACCATAAGAAGGACGGCGCTCACCCAGAGGGTCCCCTACTTCACGACCGTCTCCGCGGCGATAGCCGCCGTGGCGGCCATAAAGGCCCTCATAAAGGAAGGGCTTACGGTAAAGGCCATCCAGGACTATTACTAG
- a CDS encoding prepilin-type N-terminal cleavage/methylation domain-containing protein, translating into MSRKEIRRKKDEKGFTLIELLVVAAIIGILLAIAIPNLMKARMSANEANARKSMQTLRDAEGEYFEQDLDNNGQRDFIDNIGSLSDSPSLRAPDENENTEENALIDSSFEGAVATGETAECTDSKAGYCIKWDEAIVEASQDSFDDFGWQTSMTSYNKTGRRDFSVYGDGAIRCTVSSIDTAGDPGAFDADRESPGCD; encoded by the coding sequence ATGTCACGCAAGGAAATCAGACGTAAAAAGGATGAGAAAGGTTTTACGCTCATAGAGCTCCTGGTCGTTGCGGCCATCATCGGCATACTACTCGCGATAGCTATACCCAACCTTATGAAGGCCAGGATGTCGGCTAACGAGGCGAACGCCAGGAAGTCGATGCAGACCCTCAGGGACGCCGAAGGCGAGTACTTCGAGCAAGACCTGGATAACAACGGGCAGAGGGATTTTATAGATAATATAGGGAGCTTAAGCGATAGCCCGTCGCTTAGAGCCCCGGACGAGAACGAAAACACCGAAGAGAACGCCCTTATAGACAGCAGCTTTGAAGGTGCGGTAGCTACAGGCGAAACCGCTGAGTGCACTGATTCCAAGGCGGGATATTGCATAAAATGGGATGAGGCAATAGTAGAGGCTTCACAAGATTCCTTCGACGACTTCGGCTGGCAGACCAGTATGACGAGCTACAACAAGACCGGAAGAAGGGACTTCTCCGTGTACGGCGATGGTGCCATCAGGTGTACCGTAAGCAGCATTGACACCGCAGGTGATCCGGGCGCATTCGATGCTGACCGCGAATCACCGGGATGCGACTAA
- the greA gene encoding transcription elongation factor GreA, with translation MSIERVPMTPNGHRKLQEELKRLKTVERQEVIKLIEYARSLGDLSENAEYETAKQRQSFVEGRIQELESKLSRAEVIDPAALKNKDRVTFGVSVKLENLDTGETVTYQLVGPDESEPENGFISITSPIGRALIGKSIDDEVVVNAPGGVREFIVLEIS, from the coding sequence ATGTCGATTGAAAGGGTACCGATGACGCCGAACGGGCACAGGAAGCTCCAGGAGGAGCTGAAGAGGCTCAAGACAGTCGAAAGGCAGGAGGTCATCAAGCTTATCGAATACGCGAGGTCGCTGGGAGACCTTTCGGAAAACGCCGAGTACGAAACCGCGAAGCAGAGGCAGTCCTTCGTCGAGGGGAGGATACAGGAGCTCGAAAGCAAGCTCAGCAGGGCAGAGGTCATAGACCCTGCCGCGCTGAAAAACAAGGACAGGGTAACCTTCGGCGTGTCGGTCAAGCTCGAAAACCTCGATACGGGCGAGACCGTAACCTACCAGCTCGTCGGCCCCGACGAGTCCGAGCCCGAAAACGGCTTCATCTCGATCACATCTCCTATAGGAAGGGCGCTCATAGGGAAGAGCATAGACGACGAAGTCGTGGTCAATGCGCCGGGCGGTGTGAGGGAGTTTATCGTGCTCGAAATCTCCTGA
- a CDS encoding prepilin-type N-terminal cleavage/methylation domain-containing protein — MNNFRNSARDNGFTLIELLVVAAIIGILLAIAIPNLLKARISANEVNARKALQTLKDAEYEYFEQDLDDDGTRNFTNLIGSMGTAGSLRDPSGMDDEQDALIDATFEYAVVEDGSVADSADCLDPKAGYCLSWSGDAEADALSLQGDFGWEASMTSAKVNGRKDFSAFADKVIKCTVTTQGSGAVGTFESSRTDSDCDG, encoded by the coding sequence ATGAACAACTTTCGTAATTCTGCCCGCGACAATGGTTTTACGCTCATAGAGCTGCTAGTCGTGGCGGCGATAATAGGCATCCTGCTTGCGATTGCGATACCCAATCTTTTAAAGGCCCGTATATCCGCAAACGAGGTAAACGCGAGAAAGGCTCTACAAACCCTGAAGGACGCCGAGTACGAATACTTCGAGCAGGACCTCGACGACGACGGGACGAGGAATTTCACTAATTTGATCGGCTCGATGGGAACAGCAGGCTCGCTCAGGGACCCGTCGGGAATGGACGACGAGCAGGACGCCCTCATAGATGCCACTTTCGAGTATGCAGTAGTTGAGGATGGAAGTGTAGCGGACTCGGCAGACTGCTTGGATCCTAAGGCGGGCTACTGCCTTTCATGGAGCGGCGACGCGGAAGCAGACGCGCTTTCGCTCCAGGGCGACTTCGGATGGGAGGCCTCCATGACGAGCGCCAAGGTAAACGGGAGAAAGGATTTCTCGGCCTTCGCCGACAAGGTCATAAAGTGCACCGTGACGACGCAGGGCTCGGGCGCCGTCGGCACGTTCGAATCCTCGAGGACGGATTCGGACTGCGATGGCTGA
- a CDS encoding tetratricopeptide repeat protein, which yields MRKFILYLLLPAAVFGVLQLAALPASAEDAAALDKQAREAFLKFTPEGFEEAISLYNRAIQANPKDAAAYAGLGEVYSFMGSYRYQVKEDYEEFYNLAYKNIVKALELGPNLEQTQIALAYNYLHLSWEKEAIATAKKVLSQNPNNPEALYVLWAASGENPDSPEIKKVIELDPEYIPAYIGLGNAYFYKKRSYGQASEYFRKAAEIAPSAQIHNLFGTVLRTQGNYNAAIDEYQKAIQLNPKYAPAYMNLGITYFYMNQLNQSIARQKEAITLNPNYPDSYFFIAQGYDRENNAQQAIMYYRKFLEMSLEQGQYAGYAATARERLAALGGGGQ from the coding sequence ATGAGAAAATTCATTCTTTATCTGCTGCTCCCCGCCGCCGTTTTCGGGGTTTTGCAGCTTGCCGCATTGCCGGCTTCGGCCGAGGATGCGGCCGCGCTGGACAAGCAGGCGAGAGAGGCGTTCCTTAAGTTCACCCCGGAAGGATTCGAGGAAGCCATATCGCTTTACAACCGCGCGATTCAGGCCAACCCCAAGGACGCGGCGGCATACGCCGGCCTCGGCGAAGTATATTCGTTCATGGGTTCTTACAGGTATCAGGTCAAGGAAGACTACGAAGAGTTTTACAATCTCGCGTACAAGAATATAGTGAAGGCGCTCGAGCTCGGCCCGAATCTCGAACAGACGCAGATTGCGCTCGCTTACAACTACCTTCATCTAAGCTGGGAAAAAGAGGCCATAGCCACGGCGAAAAAAGTTCTCTCTCAGAACCCGAACAACCCCGAAGCCCTTTACGTTCTCTGGGCAGCGAGCGGCGAGAATCCCGATTCGCCCGAAATCAAAAAGGTCATCGAGCTCGATCCCGAATACATCCCCGCCTACATAGGCCTCGGGAACGCCTACTTCTACAAGAAGCGCTCCTACGGCCAGGCGAGCGAGTATTTCAGGAAGGCCGCCGAAATAGCTCCCTCGGCGCAGATCCACAACCTCTTCGGCACCGTGCTGAGGACCCAGGGTAACTACAACGCGGCGATCGACGAGTATCAGAAAGCGATACAGCTCAATCCCAAATACGCGCCGGCGTACATGAACCTCGGGATCACCTACTTCTACATGAACCAGCTCAATCAGAGTATCGCCCGCCAGAAGGAGGCCATCACGCTCAATCCGAACTACCCGGATTCCTACTTCTTCATAGCACAGGGATACGACAGGGAAAATAATGCCCAGCAGGCTATAATGTATTATAGGAAGTTTCTCGAAATGTCCCTCGAACAGGGTCAGTACGCGGGTTATGCCGCTACGGCGAGGGAAAGGCTTGCGGCGCTTGGCGGCGGCGGTCAGTAA
- a CDS encoding ABC transporter ATP-binding protein, protein MSDALRITNLVKDYKTGFLGKMTRVLRNVTFSVEKGEIFGFIGPNGAGKTTTFKSILGFAKPTEGTIELLGRDSGDPDAKRKIGYLPENPYFYDYLTGEELLIYMGELHGLGRKYLTEKSGELLEKVRMSHAGNVQMRKYSKGMLQRIGIAQSLINDPEFIILDEPMSGLDPIGRREIKDLILEEKRKGKTILLSSHMLSDVEALCDRVGIIMGGTLIKTGTLGELLKEIHTDYEMHVEGAPEEIKGAVKDMPVEMEHRAGYVVLKFDEDIRRGVIEAVSKTKAEIISLHPVRRSLEGLFVEEAKKESPVKEGAGA, encoded by the coding sequence ATGTCTGACGCGCTTCGTATTACAAATCTCGTAAAGGACTACAAGACCGGGTTTCTCGGCAAGATGACCCGCGTGCTCAGGAACGTGACGTTCTCCGTCGAGAAGGGGGAGATATTCGGCTTCATCGGCCCGAACGGCGCCGGCAAAACCACCACGTTTAAATCCATACTCGGGTTCGCGAAACCCACGGAAGGAACCATCGAGCTCCTGGGCAGGGATTCGGGAGACCCCGATGCCAAGCGCAAGATCGGCTATCTCCCGGAGAACCCCTACTTCTACGATTACCTCACGGGAGAGGAGCTACTGATCTACATGGGCGAGCTCCACGGTCTCGGGCGCAAGTATCTTACGGAAAAATCGGGCGAGCTCCTGGAGAAGGTGAGGATGTCCCACGCCGGTAATGTGCAGATGAGAAAGTATTCGAAGGGGATGCTCCAGAGGATAGGAATCGCGCAGTCACTCATCAACGACCCCGAGTTCATAATCCTCGACGAGCCGATGAGCGGGCTCGATCCCATAGGCAGGCGCGAGATAAAGGACCTCATACTCGAAGAGAAGAGGAAGGGGAAGACAATACTCTTGAGCTCGCACATGCTTTCGGACGTCGAGGCGCTCTGCGACCGCGTCGGAATAATAATGGGCGGAACGCTCATAAAGACGGGGACACTCGGCGAGCTTTTGAAGGAGATACACACCGACTACGAGATGCACGTCGAGGGAGCGCCGGAAGAAATCAAGGGAGCGGTAAAGGATATGCCTGTCGAGATGGAGCACAGGGCGGGTTACGTCGTGCTCAAGTTCGACGAGGACATAAGGCGCGGCGTGATAGAGGCCGTGTCGAAAACGAAGGCCGAAATAATATCGCTCCATCCCGTAAGGAGATCGCTCGAAGGGCTCTTCGTCGAGGAGGCGAAGAAGGAAAGCCCGGTAAAGGAAGGCGCCGGGGCATAG
- a CDS encoding CDP-alcohol phosphatidyltransferase family protein has product MTNPEEIKERSKNKKGPESTKLLGSGIKTWWLLLMLPIEDYLLKIRVHPNVLTVSTLLVSAITGLFYHYGWIFAGGVLVLAGSTFDIFDGRVARAQGLSSESGAFFDSCLDRFSEAFIYLGLLSLYRDSIFAYVVFLILVSTTMVSYTRARAEGLGVKCELGIMQRTERVVYLGVLSVFNFLGNIVAGWIGYPPADYLLKLSLILMLVFSSYTALQRMFHVMSELRKRDVQKKIGPEAGA; this is encoded by the coding sequence ATGACTAACCCCGAAGAGATTAAAGAAAGGTCTAAGAACAAAAAGGGCCCGGAGTCGACCAAGCTCCTCGGGAGCGGTATAAAGACGTGGTGGCTTCTCCTGATGCTGCCGATAGAGGACTACCTCTTAAAGATCAGGGTCCACCCGAACGTGCTCACTGTCTCGACCTTGCTGGTATCCGCAATTACCGGCCTCTTTTATCACTACGGATGGATTTTCGCGGGCGGCGTGCTGGTGCTCGCGGGCTCGACGTTCGACATATTCGACGGCCGCGTCGCACGGGCGCAGGGGCTAAGCAGCGAGAGCGGGGCGTTTTTCGATTCCTGCCTCGACAGGTTCTCCGAGGCCTTCATATACCTGGGACTCCTGAGTCTCTACAGGGATTCCATATTCGCATACGTCGTATTCCTTATACTCGTCTCGACGACGATGGTGAGCTACACGAGGGCCCGCGCCGAGGGGCTGGGGGTAAAGTGCGAGCTCGGCATCATGCAGCGGACGGAAAGGGTCGTCTACCTGGGCGTCCTCTCGGTATTCAACTTTCTCGGCAACATCGTCGCGGGCTGGATAGGGTATCCTCCCGCCGACTATCTCCTCAAGCTCTCCCTCATTCTGATGCTCGTCTTCTCGTCGTACACGGCGCTCCAGAGGATGTTCCACGTCATGTCCGAGCTCAGAAAAAGAGACGTCCAAAAGAAGATCGGGCCCGAAGCAGGGGCCTGA
- a CDS encoding biotin--[acetyl-CoA-carboxylase] ligase translates to MSTIFVRKLNGLLKTELMGKVIHYHEETGSTNSVLYRLAENGASEGTVVVADMQTEGKGRLGRTWISPPGVNLYLSVLLRPSIAAYDAPLLTFTASIAIAETMKRTGIPEPTIKWPNDVVIDGRKAAGVLTEMKLKGERAEFVIVGIGVNINMTAEAMRRDMGEVSKTATSLREALGREIDRAKFTADLLLELEAWYRTFTGRGKSALLAEWTERWGARGQRVWVSLEDKTAFQGIAEGIDNDGHMLVRREDGELVTVVAGDVSTL, encoded by the coding sequence ATGTCGACTATATTCGTCCGGAAGTTAAACGGGCTTTTGAAAACGGAGCTCATGGGGAAGGTCATACATTATCACGAGGAGACCGGCTCGACCAACTCCGTACTCTACAGGCTGGCCGAGAACGGCGCGTCCGAGGGGACCGTTGTCGTAGCCGACATGCAGACCGAAGGCAAGGGGAGGCTCGGGCGGACATGGATATCCCCGCCGGGCGTAAACCTTTATTTATCCGTCCTCCTGAGGCCCTCCATAGCCGCGTACGACGCCCCTCTCCTTACGTTCACGGCATCCATAGCTATAGCAGAGACTATGAAGAGAACGGGAATCCCGGAGCCGACCATAAAGTGGCCGAACGACGTCGTCATAGACGGCAGGAAGGCGGCCGGCGTGCTCACCGAAATGAAGCTCAAGGGTGAAAGAGCGGAATTCGTAATCGTCGGCATAGGCGTGAACATCAACATGACCGCCGAGGCGATGAGGCGCGACATGGGGGAGGTATCGAAAACGGCGACGTCGCTCAGGGAAGCGCTCGGGAGGGAAATAGACAGGGCCAAGTTCACGGCGGACCTCCTCTTGGAGCTCGAAGCCTGGTACCGGACGTTCACCGGGCGCGGGAAGTCCGCCTTGCTCGCCGAATGGACGGAGAGGTGGGGCGCACGCGGGCAGAGGGTCTGGGTGAGTCTCGAGGATAAGACCGCCTTTCAGGGGATCGCCGAAGGAATAGACAACGACGGACACATGCTCGTGAGAAGGGAAGACGGCGAGCTCGTTACAGTCGTCGCGGGGGACGTCAGCACGCTTTAG
- a CDS encoding ABC transporter permease, translating into MRRILSVAHNTFMEAIRDRVLYSLVLFALLMIVSSLVFASISAEQYNKIVKDLGLTAISVIGILISVFLGIGLVYKEVEKKTVYNIFSKPVRRYEFILGKYLGLGLTLFIITLGMALILFLIVLYIEIKYAGLINFYYGGHFYAEFFNAVYFEYLEFLIVIGIALVFSSFTTPVMSALFTFFVFAIGRFSSDIRLFAEEIKNPVTAVFSEAVYRVIPNLEKFDVRNEAVYGGTVNPDLILYTTAYAVIYAAALLILAIIIFEKKEFK; encoded by the coding sequence ATGAGAAGAATTTTAAGCGTTGCGCACAACACGTTCATGGAAGCCATAAGGGACAGGGTGCTCTACAGCCTCGTCCTCTTCGCGCTCCTTATGATAGTGAGCTCCCTCGTTTTCGCAAGCATATCGGCCGAGCAGTACAACAAGATAGTAAAGGACCTCGGCCTCACTGCCATATCCGTAATCGGGATACTTATCTCCGTATTCCTCGGCATAGGGCTCGTTTATAAGGAGGTCGAGAAGAAGACCGTCTACAACATATTCTCGAAGCCCGTGAGGAGGTACGAATTCATACTCGGGAAGTATCTCGGGCTCGGCCTTACGCTGTTCATTATCACGCTCGGAATGGCGCTCATACTTTTCCTCATCGTCCTTTACATCGAGATAAAATACGCGGGACTCATAAACTTCTATTACGGCGGGCACTTCTACGCGGAATTCTTTAACGCGGTCTATTTCGAGTACCTGGAATTCCTGATCGTCATCGGGATTGCGCTCGTCTTTTCGAGCTTCACGACGCCCGTCATGAGCGCACTGTTCACGTTCTTCGTTTTCGCCATAGGGAGATTTTCGAGTGACATACGGCTGTTCGCGGAGGAAATCAAAAATCCCGTCACGGCCGTTTTCTCCGAGGCGGTTTACAGGGTGATCCCGAACCTCGAAAAATTCGACGTCAGGAACGAGGCCGTTTACGGGGGGACCGTAAACCCTGACCTCATACTGTATACCACGGCCTACGCCGTCATCTATGCCGCCGCACTCCTGATACTCGCGATAATCATATTCGAGAAGAAAGAATTCAAGTAA